The following coding sequences are from one Chaetodon trifascialis isolate fChaTrf1 chromosome 24, fChaTrf1.hap1, whole genome shotgun sequence window:
- the LOC139352071 gene encoding ubiquitin-protein ligase E3A, with protein MNSDEKEDCECAPPQAESSPAGGPYREYEELEIENPEASRMKRAAAKHLIERYYHQLTEGCGNESCSNSWCASSVGFNRMDNNAAAVKALELYKVNAKLCDPHPSKKGTASAYLESSAHNNSACSNRKMNHKDVHSVRDNFKDVNYLTEEKVYEILDICGEKEDYSPLIRVIGRVFSSAEGLVQSFRRAKPHTKEELKSLQGKDEDKDEDEKEAAACSATAMEEDSPAASSSSRLGESSSGENDVLKLAPDEVSVDIEAVRRVYERLLSNEKIEAAFLNALVYLSPNIECDLTYHNVYSRDPNYLNLFVIVMENSNLHSPEYLEIALPQFCKAMSKLPLAAQAKLARLWSHYSAEQIRRMVETFQQLITYKVISNEFNSRNLVNDDDAVVAATKCLKIVYYANVLGGDLDMEHNEEEDEEPIPESSELTLQELLGEERRNKKGPRVDPLETELGIRTNDCRRPLIPFEEFVNEPLNEVLEMDKDYTFFKVETENKFSFMTCPFILNAVTKNLGLYYDNRIRMYSERRITVLYSLVQGQQLNPYLRLKVRRDHIIDDALVRLEMIAMENPADLKKQLYVEFEGEQGVDEGGVSKEFFQLVVEEIFNPDIGMFTYDERTKLFWFNPSSFENEGQYTLIGIVLGLAIYNNCILDVHFPMVVYRKLMGKKGTFRDLADANPVLYQSLKELLEYEGSVEEDMMITFQISQTDLFGNPLMYDLRENGDKIPVTNENRKEFVAQYAEYMLNKSVEKQFKAFRRGFHMVTNESPLKYLFRPEEIELLICGSRNLDFLALEETTEYDGGYNRDSRIIKEFWETLHSFGEEQKRLFLQFTTGTDRAPVGGLGKLKMIIAKNGPDTDRLPTSHTCFNVLLLPEYSSKEKLRERLLKAITYAKGFGML; from the exons GAAGCGAGCCGCTGCCAAACATCTAATAGAGCGCTATTACCACCAGTTAACAGAGGGCTGTGGGAATGAGTCGTGCTCAAACTCATGGTGTGCCTCATCAGTCGGCTTCAACCGCATGGATAACAACGCAGCGGCGGTCAAAGCCCTGGAGCTCTACAAGGTCAATGCTAAGCTATGTGACCCCCACCCCTCGAAGAAAGGCACTGCCTCAGCCTACCTGGAGAGCAGTGCTCACAACAACTCAGCCTGCAGCAACAGGAAGATGAACCATAAAGATGTCCACTCTGTAAGGGACAATTTCAAAG ATGTAAATTATCTGACAGAGGAAAAAGTGTATGAGATCTTGGACATCTGTGGAGAGAAGGAAGATTACTCGCCTCTGATCAGGGTAATAGGTCGGGTGTTCTCCAGTGCTGAGGGCCTCGTGCAGAGCTTCCGAAGGGCTAAACCTCACACGAAGGAGGAGCTCAAGTCTCTTCAAGGTAAGGATGAGGACAAAGATGAGGATGAGAAGGAGGCAGCCGCCTGCTCTGCTACAGCTATGGAGGAGGACTCCCCTGCAGCCTCTTCATCATCAAGGCTCGGAGAGAGCTCCTCAGGGGAAAATGATGTCCTAAAGCTGGCTCCGGATGAGGTGTCGGTGGACATCGAAGCTGTGCGGCGGGTCTATGAGCGCCTGCTGTCTAATGAGAAGATAGAAGCTGCCTTCCTGAATGCACTGGTCTACCTCTCACCCAACATAGAGTGTGACCTGACGTACCACAATGTCTATTCACGAGACCCAAACTATCTGAACCTGTTTGTTATAGTGATGGAAAACAGTAACCTCCACAGCCCAGAGTACCTGGAGATCGCCCTCCCACAGTTCTGTAAGGCCATGAGCAAACTCCCACTGGCAGCTCAGGCCAAACTGGCACGCTTGTGGTCGCATTACAGCGCTGAGCAGATCCGGCGGATGGTGGAGACCTTCCAGCAACTCATTACGTACAAGGTGATCAGTAACGAGTTCAATAGCCGCAACCTGgtcaatgatgatgatgctgtggtGGCGGCCACCAAGTGCTTGAAGATCGTCTACTATGCAAATGTGCTGGGTGGCGACCTCGACATGGAGCAcaatgaggaagaggacgaggagccCATCCCAGAGTCCAGTGAGCTCaccctgcaggagctgctgggtgAGGAACGGCGGAACAAGAAGGGTCCTCGGGTGGACCCACTGGAAACGGAGTTAGGGATTCGAACCAACGATTGCCGGCGGCCGCTCATTCCCTTTGAGGAGTTTGTCAATGAACCTCTGAATGAGGTGCTGGAGATGGACAAGGACTATACTTTCTTTAaagttgaaactgaaaacaagtTCTCGTTCATGACCTGCCCCTTCATCCTGAACGCTGTCACTAAGAACCTGGGTTTGTACTATGACAACCGTATCCGCATGTACAGTGAGCGGCGAATTACTGTGCTCTACAGCTTGGTGCAGGGTCAGCAGCTCAACCCTTACCTGAGGCTCAAAGTGCGTCGAGACCACATCATTGATGATGCTCTAGTCAGG CTGGAAATGATAGCAATGGAGAATCCTGCAGACTTGAAGAAGCAGCTGTATGTGGAGTTTGAAGGAGAGCAAGGTGTCGATGAAGGGGGTGTTTCCAAAGAGTTCTTTCAACTGGTGGTGGAGGAGATCTTCAACCCAGATATTg GCATGTTCACATATGACGAGCGCACCAAACTGTTTTGGTTCAACCCATCATCATTTGAAAATGAGGGACAGTACACTCTTATTGGCATCGTTCTTGGCCTGGCCATCTATAACAACTGTATCCTGGACGTCCACTTTCCTATGGTGGTGTACAGGAAGCTGATGGGCAAGAAAGGAACTTTCAGGGACTTGGCTGATGCCAACCCG GTTCTGTACCAGAGTCTGAAGGAGCTGCTTGAGTATGAGGGCAGCGTGGAGGAGGACATGATGATTACTTTCCAGATTTCCCAGACAGACCTGTTTGGGAACCCACTCATGTATGATTTAAGGGAAAACGGGGACAAGATTCCAgtcacaaatgaaaacagaaag gagtTTGTGGCACAGTATGCAGAGTACATGCTGAACAAAAGTGTGGAGAAGCAGTTCAAAGCATTCAGGAGAGGCTTCCACATGGTCACCAACGAGTCGCCACTCAAATACCTGTTCAGACCAGAGGAAATTGAGCTCTTGATCTGTGGAAGCAGA AACCTGGATTTCCTTGCACTTGAAGAAACAACAGAGTATGATGGAGGTTACAACAGAGATTCTCGAATCATCAA GGAGTTTTGGGAGACGTTGCACTCATTTGGTGAGGAGCAAAAGCGCCTCTTTCTGCAGTTCACTACCGGCACTGACAGAGCACCTGTAGGTGGGCTGGGCAAGCTGAAGATGATCATTGCCAAGAATGGCCctgacacagacag